One genomic region from Pseudomonas hormoni encodes:
- a CDS encoding efflux transporter outer membrane subunit, translating to MHLTRSGQLFLLGVLGLSGCVRLGPDFQSPKQAWIDHWSSPALEQSSQRDLHPDLRQWWQVFGDPVLDRLIAEADAHNSDLKIAGLRVMEARAQLGIAQSGRYPQLQQASVDSLYFNRRQSGGNNPQDSHFWQHSAGFDVGWELDFWGRFSRAIESADAGYFAAQANYEDVLVLLRAQVADTYFSLRTTEARLRVARENAKQQQRNFEITEKLFNSGQQAELDLQQAKTQYLGTLSTIPSFEDQVLRTRNALAVLIGQPPGALPQLLENEGLIPLVDRAVLQDVPANLLLRRPDVRAAELNVAAQSALIGVAETDFYPSLTLLGSIVWSADTLNGTSRSLDLIGGPSLRWNLFDHGQISNNVRIQDARLQQLIEAYRDKVRQAAREADDAASGLIKSLERERILSEAEVAAKRSLVLASAQYREGYSDFQRVLDAQRALLEQQDNYLVSRSNAVSNVIALYKALGGGWYSALPKIDAATRRQMEQRTDWGDLLDEPSAAQAKKVKDHE from the coding sequence ATGCATTTGACGCGATCAGGCCAACTGTTCCTGCTGGGCGTGCTCGGCCTGAGTGGTTGCGTGCGCCTGGGGCCGGATTTTCAGTCACCGAAGCAAGCGTGGATTGACCACTGGAGCTCCCCTGCCCTTGAGCAATCCAGCCAGCGCGACCTGCATCCTGATCTGCGGCAGTGGTGGCAAGTCTTCGGCGATCCGGTACTCGATCGCCTGATTGCCGAAGCGGATGCCCACAATTCGGATCTGAAGATTGCCGGTCTGCGAGTGATGGAGGCCCGAGCCCAACTGGGTATCGCTCAAAGCGGACGCTACCCGCAATTGCAGCAAGCCAGCGTCGACAGTCTGTACTTCAACCGCAGGCAATCCGGCGGGAACAATCCGCAGGACAGCCATTTCTGGCAACACAGCGCCGGGTTCGACGTTGGCTGGGAGCTGGATTTCTGGGGTCGCTTCAGTCGTGCCATCGAATCGGCCGATGCCGGTTACTTCGCCGCACAGGCCAACTATGAAGATGTGCTCGTCCTGCTGCGTGCCCAAGTGGCGGACACCTACTTTTCGTTGCGCACCACCGAGGCGCGTTTACGCGTTGCGAGGGAAAACGCCAAGCAGCAACAGCGTAATTTCGAGATCACCGAAAAACTGTTCAACAGCGGCCAGCAAGCCGAGCTCGACCTGCAACAGGCCAAGACTCAATACCTGGGCACCCTGAGCACCATCCCCAGCTTCGAAGACCAGGTGCTGCGTACCCGTAATGCGTTGGCGGTGTTGATCGGCCAGCCACCCGGTGCGCTACCGCAGTTGCTTGAAAATGAAGGTTTGATTCCGTTGGTAGACCGCGCCGTGCTGCAGGATGTGCCCGCCAATCTACTGCTGCGTCGGCCCGACGTGCGCGCGGCCGAACTTAATGTCGCGGCCCAATCGGCGCTGATCGGCGTCGCCGAAACCGATTTCTACCCATCGTTGACCTTGCTCGGCAGCATCGTCTGGTCGGCCGACACGCTGAACGGCACCTCCAGGAGCCTGGACTTGATCGGTGGCCCCAGCCTGCGCTGGAACCTGTTCGACCATGGCCAGATCAGCAATAACGTACGTATCCAGGATGCGCGGTTGCAGCAGTTGATCGAGGCTTACCGCGACAAGGTTCGCCAGGCGGCACGCGAGGCTGATGATGCTGCCAGCGGTTTGATCAAATCCCTTGAGCGCGAACGCATCCTGAGTGAGGCCGAAGTCGCCGCCAAACGCTCACTGGTGCTGGCCAGTGCGCAATACCGTGAAGGTTATTCGGATTTCCAGCGGGTGCTGGATGCGCAACGCGCCTTGCTGGAGCAACAGGACAATTACCTGGTCAGCCGCAGCAATGCCGTGAGCAATGTGATCGCCCTGTACAAGGCCTTGGGCGGTGGCTGGTACAGCGCGCTGCCGAAAATCGATGCGGCGACCCGCCGGCAAATGGAGCAACGCACGGACTGGGGCGATCTGCTGGATGAGCCTTCAGCTGCGCAAGCCAAAAAGGTAAAAGACCATGAGTGA
- a CDS encoding cupin domain-containing protein translates to MRLNSEAIVTALDLEPHVEGGYYRRTFQADQQPLVETVRGQRYLMTSIYYLLTTDSPIGQFHFNQSDIVHYYHLGDAIRYSLIFPDGELRTVVMGSNVIAGELLQLHVPGGIWKASQLLNGSAGFGLISEAVSPGFDFADMQMGDRQKLCGEFPEHSALIEQLTIE, encoded by the coding sequence GTGCGGCTAAACAGTGAAGCAATCGTGACGGCGCTTGACCTGGAACCGCACGTTGAGGGTGGCTACTACCGAAGAACTTTTCAGGCGGATCAGCAACCTCTGGTCGAGACGGTTCGTGGTCAACGTTACCTGATGACGTCCATTTATTACCTGTTGACCACAGATTCTCCAATTGGCCAGTTTCACTTTAACCAATCCGATATCGTGCATTACTACCATCTGGGCGATGCCATTCGGTACAGCCTGATTTTTCCGGACGGCGAACTGAGAACTGTCGTGATGGGCAGCAACGTCATCGCTGGAGAATTATTGCAGCTGCATGTACCGGGCGGCATCTGGAAAGCTTCGCAGCTTTTGAATGGATCGGCAGGATTCGGTTTGATCAGTGAGGCAGTATCGCCAGGATTTGATTTCGCGGATATGCAGATGGGCGACAGGCAAAAGCTCTGTGGGGAGTTTCCCGAGCATTCGGCATTGATTGAACAGCTGACAATAGAATGA
- a CDS encoding MFS transporter, with protein MPSSCENIESPPTTWQAWLAVLSVAAGTFLLVTSEFLPIGLLTPIADSLDITKGIAGLSVTTPGFVAAFAAPALTLLAGRLDRRLKLLCMTVLICVSNLIVAFASDVTLLLVGRVFLGVAVGGFWTFAVSAGRRLIPHASGARATALISAGISIGMILGVPAGSQLGEWLGWRQAFLANAGLGMIVLMSQLVLVPSLPVHQSIGLHHLRALFTVTQARLGLLTTLFLFAGQFAGYTYLEPFLKTFTGVDQLTLTRLLFTYGLFGIAGNFFAEIAADKSIRRAFIAMSVLLGTTILLGGLLVLGPLSAYLFSAVWGFAFGAIPVCMQIWMYQAAPDNYESGAALFVSVAQIALALGALSGGLMIDWIGPSDTLIVAGVLCLIAALLLDGLSKDSKTNPIVVPMK; from the coding sequence ATGCCTTCATCCTGCGAGAACATAGAAAGTCCACCGACAACCTGGCAGGCTTGGCTGGCCGTTCTCTCGGTCGCCGCGGGTACATTCCTGCTGGTCACCAGTGAGTTTTTACCGATAGGCCTCCTGACGCCGATAGCAGACAGTCTCGATATCACCAAAGGAATCGCCGGCCTGAGCGTCACTACTCCAGGCTTCGTCGCGGCGTTCGCAGCTCCTGCTTTGACATTGCTGGCGGGGCGTCTGGATCGCCGCTTGAAGCTGTTGTGCATGACCGTGCTGATTTGCGTGTCGAACCTGATCGTCGCATTCGCAAGTGACGTGACACTGCTGTTAGTAGGGCGGGTATTTCTAGGCGTGGCAGTTGGTGGCTTCTGGACGTTTGCCGTATCCGCGGGTCGAAGGCTGATCCCACACGCATCAGGTGCTCGTGCTACCGCTCTGATTTCAGCGGGCATATCGATCGGCATGATTCTCGGCGTTCCAGCCGGATCCCAACTCGGCGAGTGGCTGGGCTGGCGCCAGGCATTTCTGGCAAATGCAGGGTTGGGGATGATTGTGCTGATGAGCCAGCTGGTGTTGGTGCCCTCTTTACCGGTCCATCAATCCATTGGTCTTCACCATTTGCGCGCCTTGTTTACCGTCACGCAGGCACGGCTGGGCTTGCTGACCACGCTGTTTCTCTTCGCTGGGCAATTCGCTGGCTACACCTATTTGGAACCTTTTCTGAAAACGTTCACGGGTGTCGATCAATTGACCCTGACTCGCTTGCTTTTCACCTATGGCCTATTCGGCATTGCCGGAAATTTCTTTGCCGAAATAGCAGCTGACAAAAGCATTCGCCGAGCGTTCATCGCTATGTCGGTGTTGTTAGGAACAACCATTTTGCTCGGCGGATTGCTCGTGCTGGGCCCTCTGTCCGCTTACCTGTTCTCGGCAGTATGGGGCTTCGCTTTTGGCGCGATCCCGGTATGTATGCAGATCTGGATGTACCAAGCCGCTCCCGACAATTACGAAAGCGGTGCCGCTCTGTTTGTGAGCGTGGCGCAAATCGCGCTAGCCCTGGGCGCCTTAAGCGGTGGACTGATGATCGATTGGATTGGGCCCAGCGACACACTGATTGTTGCCGGGGTGCTCTGTTTGATCGCTGCGTTGCTGCTGGATGGTTTGAGCAAAGATTCGAAAACCAATCCCATCGTTGTACCCATGAAGTAG
- a CDS encoding HlyD family secretion protein, whose product MKWVSLVIVLSLAWYLSADRFTPYTQQARVGAFVIPVAAEVAGRVIRVNVRNNQDVKAGDVLFEVDPQPYQIAVDRARADLESTRRQIGASTAGIASAQANLRAAQANELKARQDNQRLEGLYRDDPGTISVRLLEVSRANREQAVSQVAAARAEVQRAREQEGGSEEDNALLRSAATALSKAELDQANTQIRARSAGLITDLRTDAGQFAAVGTPVMTLIAIHDVWISADMTENNLGLVRLDTPVAIVLDAMPGEVFDGRVRSVGYGVSVGQTPAPGTLPSVQNSRDWLRPAQRFPVIIEFSEESKARLRDSRAMRAGGQAEVMAFPTQGNPLNPLGRLFLGLMSWLSYAY is encoded by the coding sequence ATCAAATGGGTGTCGCTGGTCATCGTCCTGAGTCTGGCCTGGTACCTGTCGGCTGACCGGTTCACGCCTTATACCCAACAGGCCCGGGTGGGCGCCTTTGTCATTCCGGTGGCCGCGGAAGTCGCCGGTCGGGTTATTCGCGTCAACGTGCGCAACAACCAGGACGTCAAGGCCGGAGACGTTCTATTCGAGGTCGATCCCCAGCCGTATCAAATCGCCGTCGACCGTGCACGCGCAGACCTCGAATCGACACGCCGACAAATCGGCGCCAGCACCGCTGGCATTGCCTCGGCACAAGCCAATTTGCGCGCCGCCCAGGCCAACGAACTCAAGGCGCGCCAGGACAATCAGCGTCTTGAGGGGCTGTATCGCGATGACCCCGGAACCATTTCCGTGCGCCTGCTCGAAGTGTCTCGTGCCAACCGCGAACAAGCCGTCAGCCAGGTCGCCGCCGCCCGGGCCGAAGTCCAGCGTGCGCGTGAGCAGGAAGGTGGCAGCGAGGAAGATAACGCACTGCTGCGCAGTGCCGCCACGGCGTTGTCGAAAGCCGAGCTGGACCAGGCCAATACGCAGATTCGCGCGCGTTCGGCGGGTTTGATCACCGACCTGCGCACCGATGCCGGACAATTCGCCGCCGTCGGTACTCCGGTCATGACCCTGATCGCCATCCACGATGTCTGGATCAGTGCCGACATGACCGAGAACAACCTCGGTCTGGTCAGGCTCGATACGCCGGTGGCGATCGTTCTGGATGCGATGCCGGGCGAAGTGTTCGACGGGCGCGTGCGCAGTGTCGGCTATGGCGTCAGTGTCGGTCAGACGCCGGCACCCGGTACGTTGCCCAGTGTGCAGAACAGCCGCGACTGGTTGCGTCCGGCCCAGCGTTTTCCAGTGATCATCGAGTTTTCCGAGGAATCCAAAGCGCGGCTACGCGACAGTCGTGCGATGCGTGCCGGCGGCCAGGCTGAGGTCATGGCCTTCCCTACCCAAGGCAATCCGTTGAACCCGCTAGGCCGTCTGTTTCTTGGCCTGATGAGCTGGCTGTCCTATGCCTACTAA
- a CDS encoding TetR/AcrR family transcriptional regulator yields the protein MGRQREFSPDDALDAALTEFWSKGYEGTSYADLSAATGVARPGLYAVFGNKEELFFKALDRYETLYMGFMGQSLALPKAKAVIGAILSGSINLQTAQETAKGCLGINGAIACTEPSEPVRLELVRRRKQSEKALAVRLQQAKDEGDLPPSVVPKDLARYVMTVTQGMAVQAKAGASKAELRRVADILLAQLP from the coding sequence ATGGGACGGCAGAGAGAATTTAGCCCCGACGATGCACTTGACGCAGCTCTGACCGAATTTTGGAGCAAGGGCTATGAAGGCACATCCTATGCAGACCTCAGCGCAGCGACCGGCGTCGCTCGCCCCGGCTTGTATGCAGTTTTTGGTAACAAGGAGGAGCTATTCTTCAAAGCGCTTGACCGCTACGAAACGCTCTACATGGGATTCATGGGGCAATCGCTTGCATTGCCCAAAGCAAAAGCCGTAATTGGGGCGATCCTGAGTGGCTCGATCAATCTGCAAACTGCGCAGGAAACTGCAAAAGGCTGCCTTGGCATCAATGGCGCGATCGCCTGCACTGAGCCCTCGGAGCCCGTCCGCCTGGAGCTTGTCCGGCGCCGCAAGCAGTCCGAAAAGGCTTTGGCCGTACGTCTGCAACAAGCCAAGGATGAGGGAGATCTACCGCCAAGCGTCGTGCCAAAAGACCTGGCACGTTACGTAATGACGGTGACTCAGGGCATGGCTGTACAAGCTAAAGCCGGGGCAAGCAAAGCTGAATTGCGGCGTGTAGCGGACATTTTGCTAGCACAATTGCCGTAG
- a CDS encoding NmrA family NAD(P)-binding protein — MMGFLLVIKIGKSIMAKILVTGATGRLGNAVLRSLVQKIPASDVVAMARDVEKAEPLAALGIEVRYGDYTDYDSLVAAFEGIEKIYLVSAVAFSDRLAQHKNVIVAAGRAGVRHVVYTSIQRVNDELAPIEGVTESDIATERLLKKSGLTYTIIQHPLYADDLPFLIGTNAAKEDFSAPAGQGRASFATFAELAEAGAALLTETGYENSTCLLNAGQTWSFQDIADGLARLTGKPVDYQPISAQAFIAAREADGWPTSLAKFLSGWGNAIDKGAFDQSSRTLEKLLGRKPKDLEGILRVAFAL; from the coding sequence ATGATGGGCTTCCTCCTGGTTATCAAGATTGGAAAAAGCATCATGGCAAAAATTCTCGTTACTGGCGCGACAGGTAGATTGGGCAATGCTGTCTTGCGATCACTGGTTCAAAAAATCCCAGCATCAGATGTTGTGGCAATGGCACGTGATGTTGAAAAGGCTGAGCCTCTGGCTGCATTAGGTATAGAAGTGCGCTACGGGGATTACACCGATTACGATTCGTTGGTGGCGGCATTCGAAGGAATAGAAAAAATCTACTTGGTGTCAGCCGTAGCGTTCAGTGATCGTCTTGCCCAACATAAAAACGTGATCGTTGCTGCCGGCCGGGCGGGTGTTCGCCATGTGGTTTACACCAGTATTCAACGGGTCAACGATGAGCTGGCACCTATTGAAGGAGTGACGGAGAGCGATATAGCTACCGAGCGATTGCTTAAGAAGTCGGGCCTCACGTACACGATTATTCAACATCCGCTATACGCCGACGATTTGCCCTTCCTCATCGGCACCAATGCGGCAAAAGAAGACTTCAGCGCCCCAGCAGGTCAAGGTCGAGCTAGCTTCGCCACTTTTGCCGAGCTGGCAGAGGCCGGTGCCGCACTGTTAACCGAAACAGGGTATGAAAACAGCACTTGCCTGCTGAATGCGGGACAGACGTGGTCATTCCAGGACATCGCTGACGGGTTGGCTCGACTGACGGGGAAGCCGGTTGATTACCAACCAATTTCCGCTCAAGCATTCATCGCCGCTCGAGAGGCTGATGGCTGGCCAACATCGCTCGCAAAATTCCTCAGCGGCTGGGGTAATGCCATCGATAAAGGCGCTTTCGACCAGAGCAGTCGTACACTTGAAAAACTGTTGGGACGCAAGCCGAAAGATCTTGAGGGTATTCTACGGGTGGCTTTCGCTCTCTAA
- a CDS encoding DUF2955 domain-containing protein → MPTKRTPRAQRALRLATGTALCLTASFGLGLPIPFIAPVLALLLLATVNRPLPFKAGIVLAVVAMLTTGVGLLLIPILRYYPVSGVLLIGVCLFLVFCYGLRGGNNLIVTFLVIGLTMISSAGIAEFDLAAMVIGALVKGLLLAVMVVTVSHWLFPDPPNAPSPPAAPLLPAEEVSRVALRATLIVLPAFLLALIDPASYLPIILKAVGLGQQSSTTARNAGRELVGSTLLAGVLAVLFWSALSLFVHLWMFFLWMLLFGLILARKLYALSPTSLSPGFWLNSLITMIILLGQSVQDSLAGKDVYTAFAVRMGLFILVTLYACLMVYLLDQRPPKRAQGLT, encoded by the coding sequence ATGCCTACTAAACGCACGCCTCGGGCTCAACGCGCACTGCGTCTGGCCACTGGCACTGCGTTGTGTCTCACAGCGAGTTTCGGTTTGGGCTTGCCGATACCCTTTATCGCGCCGGTGCTTGCGCTGTTGCTCCTCGCCACCGTCAACCGCCCTTTGCCGTTCAAGGCCGGAATTGTTCTGGCCGTAGTTGCGATGTTGACCACCGGCGTCGGCCTGTTGTTGATTCCGATCCTGCGTTACTACCCGGTCAGCGGTGTACTGCTGATCGGCGTATGTCTTTTCCTGGTTTTTTGCTATGGATTGCGCGGCGGCAACAACCTGATCGTCACCTTCCTGGTGATCGGCCTGACCATGATTTCCTCGGCCGGTATCGCCGAGTTCGACCTCGCGGCGATGGTTATCGGTGCGCTGGTCAAAGGATTGCTCCTCGCCGTGATGGTGGTGACGGTGAGTCACTGGTTGTTTCCCGACCCGCCCAACGCGCCGTCGCCACCCGCTGCCCCGCTGTTACCGGCGGAAGAAGTCAGCCGGGTTGCGCTGCGTGCAACCCTGATCGTGCTGCCGGCGTTTTTGCTGGCACTGATCGATCCGGCAAGCTACCTGCCGATCATTCTGAAGGCGGTCGGCCTGGGTCAGCAGAGTTCCACAACGGCCCGGAACGCCGGCCGCGAACTGGTCGGTTCGACCCTGCTGGCCGGCGTGTTGGCGGTGCTGTTCTGGAGTGCGCTCAGCCTGTTTGTGCACCTTTGGATGTTTTTCCTGTGGATGCTGCTGTTCGGTCTGATCCTGGCGCGCAAGCTCTATGCGCTGAGCCCGACCAGCTTAAGCCCGGGATTCTGGCTCAACAGCCTGATCACGATGATTATCCTGCTCGGTCAGTCGGTGCAGGACAGCCTCGCGGGCAAGGACGTCTACACCGCGTTCGCCGTGCGCATGGGGCTGTTTATTCTGGTGACACTGTATGCCTGCCTGATGGTTTATCTGCTGGACCAGCGACCGCCAAAACGCGCTCAGGGATTAACCTGA
- a CDS encoding LysR family transcriptional regulator — protein sequence METLGNLESFVRAAEASSFSEAARRMGVSAAAVSKNVARLEANLGTRLFHRSTRSLTLTEAGELFYQQVAEGLETIQGAINQIGEAREVPAGRLRVNLSPSLAYDYVLPLLKTFKQRYPAVVPDWHLEIRRVDLIGEGFDVAIGGGMELSPGVVARELAKLHLVAVAAPSWLEGKPLPTTPSELQGVDGIVMRSTNSGRLLNWTLRDSGEGRFDLNLKPAAIMNDPEALCSCAVMGLGIALLPLDRAWPRLQRGELIRLLPDWYVDLGVVSVYYSSKKSLPAKTRVFIDFLLEHFQKSLCQHFRAD from the coding sequence GTGGAAACCCTAGGTAATCTTGAATCCTTCGTCCGTGCCGCGGAAGCCAGCAGCTTTTCCGAAGCCGCACGGCGCATGGGAGTTTCCGCAGCCGCTGTCAGTAAAAATGTGGCGCGCCTTGAAGCCAATCTAGGTACGCGGTTGTTCCACCGCAGCACGCGAAGTCTCACCCTCACCGAAGCGGGAGAGTTGTTTTACCAACAGGTCGCAGAAGGCCTGGAAACCATCCAGGGGGCCATCAACCAGATAGGCGAAGCCAGAGAAGTCCCCGCAGGACGATTGCGGGTCAATTTGTCACCGTCTTTGGCTTACGATTATGTATTGCCATTGCTCAAGACCTTCAAGCAGCGTTACCCCGCTGTGGTGCCAGATTGGCATTTAGAAATCCGACGCGTGGATTTGATAGGTGAAGGGTTTGATGTCGCTATTGGTGGCGGCATGGAATTGTCACCTGGTGTTGTGGCACGAGAACTGGCCAAACTTCATCTCGTGGCTGTCGCTGCTCCGTCATGGCTGGAAGGCAAGCCGCTACCCACTACGCCCAGCGAGTTGCAGGGGGTTGATGGCATCGTCATGCGTTCGACCAACTCAGGGCGTTTGTTGAACTGGACGCTTCGTGATTCCGGGGAAGGGCGGTTTGACCTCAATCTAAAACCAGCAGCCATCATGAACGACCCAGAAGCGCTGTGTAGCTGTGCTGTGATGGGGCTAGGTATCGCGCTGCTACCCTTGGATCGCGCCTGGCCTCGCTTGCAACGCGGTGAGCTGATTCGATTATTGCCTGATTGGTATGTAGATCTAGGCGTGGTCTCGGTTTACTACTCTTCCAAAAAATCTTTGCCGGCCAAAACTCGGGTATTCATCGATTTTCTGTTGGAACATTTTCAGAAATCGCTCTGCCAACACTTCCGTGCCGATTGA
- a CDS encoding transporter suffix domain-containing protein — translation MNAPNTAGWRFKLGIAIICLMLGSWLMVPIVAAAGMSGSRIAALTGVLFISNKVLLIIVIAVMGKAGFQQLKSSIFGYVSSLAPTVDTEVGPWRHRIGVVMFCLPLVSAFLEPYVDSVWPGLRPNIWQLQLLGDLMLIGSFFVLGGNFWEKVRALFIRTARVVNTSAV, via the coding sequence ATGAATGCACCGAATACCGCTGGATGGCGCTTCAAACTGGGCATCGCGATCATATGCCTGATGCTCGGCTCATGGCTGATGGTGCCCATCGTAGCGGCAGCGGGTATGTCGGGTTCGAGGATCGCGGCGCTGACAGGCGTTCTGTTTATCAGTAACAAGGTGCTGCTGATTATCGTCATCGCGGTCATGGGCAAGGCGGGGTTTCAGCAGCTAAAAAGCAGCATATTTGGCTACGTGTCTTCACTGGCACCGACAGTCGACACCGAAGTTGGGCCGTGGCGTCATCGGATCGGCGTGGTGATGTTTTGTCTGCCGCTGGTTTCGGCATTTCTGGAGCCCTACGTCGACAGTGTCTGGCCTGGACTCAGGCCGAATATCTGGCAATTGCAGTTGTTGGGCGACCTGATGTTGATCGGCAGCTTTTTTGTACTGGGCGGAAATTTCTGGGAGAAGGTGCGCGCATTGTTCATTCGCACAGCAAGGGTCGTGAACACAAGTGCGGTGTGA
- a CDS encoding SDR family NAD(P)-dependent oxidoreductase: MSKIFTGKVVLITGGSRGLGAATARAFADEGADIAITYVESEGKALSVVADLQSRGVKARAIKADQGAPETADALMAEVVKHFGRLDVLVNNAAVAWQGKTLDDPSIDNDAMDRQWKINVAGVVANIRAAVKHLPEGGRIVSVGSGLGTRAGFPGTADYAATKAAVIGYSKGAARDLGARNITVNVVQAGLMATDMAAASKDGLPPSLMDVHAIRRMATVEEVAAGILFLAGPTASYITGSVLDVNGGYLA, encoded by the coding sequence ATGAGCAAGATTTTCACCGGCAAGGTTGTACTGATTACCGGCGGTTCCCGCGGTCTTGGCGCTGCCACTGCACGGGCGTTCGCTGACGAAGGCGCCGATATCGCAATCACCTATGTCGAGTCCGAAGGCAAGGCGTTGTCGGTAGTGGCGGATCTACAGTCGAGAGGCGTCAAGGCCCGTGCGATCAAGGCGGATCAAGGCGCCCCTGAAACAGCTGACGCATTGATGGCAGAGGTGGTTAAACACTTCGGTCGACTCGATGTGTTGGTGAACAACGCAGCCGTAGCCTGGCAAGGCAAGACTCTGGATGACCCAAGTATTGACAACGATGCAATGGATCGCCAATGGAAAATCAACGTCGCAGGCGTGGTCGCCAATATCAGGGCCGCAGTGAAGCATCTGCCAGAAGGCGGTCGCATCGTTTCAGTGGGTTCCGGTCTCGGTACCCGTGCCGGATTTCCTGGAACTGCTGACTACGCCGCCACCAAGGCCGCTGTAATTGGCTACTCGAAGGGTGCCGCCCGCGATTTGGGTGCACGCAACATTACGGTCAACGTCGTCCAGGCAGGCCTGATGGCTACAGACATGGCTGCTGCCTCGAAAGATGGTTTGCCACCAAGCCTGATGGATGTACATGCCATTCGCCGCATGGCGACCGTCGAAGAAGTTGCAGCGGGTATCTTGTTCCTGGCGGGACCAACAGCCAGTTACATCACCGGCTCCGTGTTGGATGTGAACGGCGGCTACCTTGCTTAA